A single window of Dethiobacter alkaliphilus AHT 1 DNA harbors:
- a CDS encoding ketoacyl-ACP synthase III, with product MKNATITGWGKCMPPAVLTNDDISTFLDTNDEWIVTRTGMKERRISHVPISELAHVASVRALAAAGVDASDVDLIIFGSCTPDEIVPNSASLVQRLLGIEKAAAFDINTACTSGMYALSLASSLIRTGTARTALVIGAEVISNVQDWTDRNVAVLFGDGAAAFVLQETEEEEGVLADKLGCLAESRDILRAHGMGTRYIDGQTILGTVWWNFQGQEIFKKAVLGMCEASAQALEKAGLSTDQIDLVVPHQANLRIIDAVAKRFGVPAEKVFINIHKYGNMSSATTPVALVEAIEEGYVKPGMNILLPAFGAGLTYSAHIIRWGERVEPVGSAEIELPPCEKTGLELVREMMQRPRAGGPF from the coding sequence ATGAAAAACGCAACCATTACCGGGTGGGGCAAATGCATGCCCCCTGCTGTTTTAACCAACGATGATATTTCTACGTTTCTTGATACCAATGATGAGTGGATTGTTACCCGTACAGGGATGAAAGAACGTCGCATTTCCCATGTGCCAATCAGTGAACTGGCCCATGTGGCTTCGGTACGGGCGTTGGCCGCTGCGGGAGTAGACGCCTCGGATGTAGACTTGATTATTTTTGGCAGTTGTACGCCGGATGAAATAGTACCCAATTCGGCATCGCTGGTTCAGCGGTTACTGGGAATAGAAAAGGCAGCGGCATTTGATATTAATACCGCCTGTACCAGCGGTATGTATGCCCTTTCTCTGGCTTCGTCCCTGATTAGGACCGGGACTGCCCGCACAGCCTTGGTAATCGGGGCAGAGGTGATCTCCAATGTGCAGGACTGGACAGATCGTAATGTGGCGGTGTTGTTTGGTGACGGAGCAGCTGCTTTTGTCCTGCAGGAGACAGAGGAGGAAGAGGGGGTGCTGGCAGACAAACTGGGGTGCCTGGCAGAATCCCGTGATATTTTGCGGGCACACGGTATGGGTACGCGCTATATTGATGGCCAGACTATCCTGGGCACTGTTTGGTGGAACTTCCAGGGACAGGAGATTTTCAAGAAGGCTGTCTTGGGCATGTGTGAAGCTTCTGCGCAAGCTTTAGAGAAAGCGGGCCTGTCCACTGACCAGATTGATCTGGTGGTGCCGCATCAGGCCAACCTGCGTATTATTGATGCGGTGGCCAAAAGATTCGGAGTTCCTGCGGAGAAGGTTTTTATTAATATTCATAAGTACGGTAACATGTCTTCCGCCACTACTCCCGTAGCTCTTGTGGAAGCCATTGAAGAAGGGTATGTGAAGCCGGGGATGAACATACTGCTTCCTGCCTTTGGTGCAGGCCTTACCTATAGTGCCCATATTATCCGCTGGGGTGAGCGGGTTGAGCCCGTGGGCTCTGCTGAGATCGAACTGCCGCCGTGTGAAAAAACAGGACTGGAGCTGGTCAGAGAAATGATGCAACGCCCCCGTGCAGGAGGTCCATTCTAA
- a CDS encoding response regulator transcription factor has product MSCILLVEDDKTIAMGIEYALTQEGFTVEVCHSAGYARERWGKGGFSLVILDVSLPDGNGFELCREFGGQSDTPVIFLTACDEEVNVVMGLDMGADDYITKPFRVRELVSRIKSVLRRYNKSMPNNAEINLGKLIINTAEAKVYKDGEAVLLTALEYRLLLTLANSKGLTLTRNQILEGLWDVAGDFVNDNTLTVYIKRLREKIEDDPQQPQIIKTVRGLGYKVGE; this is encoded by the coding sequence TTGAGCTGCATTTTGCTTGTTGAAGATGATAAGACCATAGCCATGGGGATTGAGTATGCACTTACGCAGGAAGGGTTTACTGTGGAAGTGTGTCATTCCGCTGGTTATGCCAGGGAAAGATGGGGTAAAGGCGGTTTTAGTCTGGTGATATTAGATGTTTCGCTTCCCGATGGTAATGGGTTTGAGTTGTGCCGGGAGTTTGGGGGGCAAAGTGATACACCGGTAATTTTTCTCACCGCCTGTGATGAGGAGGTTAATGTGGTGATGGGCCTGGACATGGGGGCCGATGACTATATAACCAAGCCTTTTCGGGTGCGGGAACTGGTTTCTCGTATTAAAAGCGTTTTGCGCAGATACAACAAGTCTATGCCCAATAACGCAGAGATAAATTTGGGTAAGCTAATAATTAACACCGCGGAAGCCAAAGTCTACAAAGATGGTGAGGCTGTTTTGCTTACAGCCCTGGAATACAGGCTGCTTCTGACTTTGGCCAACAGCAAAGGCCTGACTCTCACCAGAAATCAGATTCTGGAAGGCCTGTGGGATGTGGCGGGAGATTTTGTTAACGACAATACCTTAACGGTTTATATTAAGCGTTTGCGGGAAAAGATTGAAGATGACCCGCAGCAACCCCAGATTATAAAGACTGTTCGCGGCCTGGGCTATAAGGTGGGTGAGTAG
- a CDS encoding sensor histidine kinase → MSILRNPEAKKLFAAFAGLFLLFILLAGVFSLVTSRQFQSTAEQTHAAVVGAVIAEYPDAEQEVVRQILNADEEAVSQGQEILSRYGIYTDDIGVNTGLLQSNFRVTLLLFLLFSVLISGAFIVPVSKFLNRQYGEIQEVTRYAQKIESGDYSLDIRDNSEGDLSILKNEIYKITTTLKSQAALLQQEKIALADSMADISHQLKTPMTSMLVLNDILSREMPETEKKEFLARMKAQLSRLEWLVTSLLKLAKFDAGTVVMKKEQVLVGQLVEKAVAAMEIPLDIKMQQVQISGASDVSFIGDLNWSCEALINILKNCIEHTPERGRINISFSENPLFTEITITDSGVGIAKEDLPYLFNRFYKGKNAGDDSVGIGLAMAHTIVSRQGGDIAVQSEAGSGAQFTIKLYKDTATQRADLA, encoded by the coding sequence TTGAGTATCTTGCGAAACCCGGAAGCCAAAAAGCTTTTCGCTGCATTTGCAGGATTATTTTTATTGTTTATCTTGCTTGCCGGGGTATTTAGCCTGGTTACCTCCCGGCAATTCCAAAGCACTGCAGAGCAGACTCATGCGGCTGTCGTGGGTGCTGTTATTGCAGAATATCCGGATGCAGAGCAGGAAGTTGTCCGGCAAATTTTAAATGCAGATGAAGAAGCTGTGTCACAAGGACAGGAGATCTTATCCAGGTACGGTATTTATACCGATGATATTGGGGTCAATACAGGGCTGTTGCAGAGTAATTTCCGGGTTACTCTGTTGTTATTTCTGCTGTTTTCTGTATTGATCAGCGGAGCTTTTATTGTGCCGGTAAGCAAATTCCTAAACAGGCAGTACGGAGAAATTCAGGAAGTTACCCGTTATGCGCAAAAGATAGAAAGCGGTGATTATTCGCTGGATATACGCGATAACAGTGAGGGCGATTTAAGTATCCTGAAAAATGAAATCTATAAAATCACCACAACCCTGAAGTCGCAGGCCGCCCTTTTGCAGCAGGAAAAAATAGCACTGGCCGATTCCATGGCCGATATCTCTCATCAGCTAAAGACTCCCATGACATCCATGCTTGTTCTAAATGATATTTTGTCCCGGGAGATGCCGGAAACGGAGAAAAAGGAATTTCTGGCGAGAATGAAAGCCCAGCTAAGCAGGCTTGAATGGTTGGTTACTTCGCTTTTGAAGCTGGCCAAGTTCGATGCCGGAACCGTTGTGATGAAAAAGGAACAAGTATTGGTGGGCCAACTGGTGGAGAAGGCGGTGGCCGCCATGGAGATTCCCCTGGATATTAAAATGCAGCAGGTGCAAATAAGTGGGGCCTCTGATGTTAGTTTTATAGGTGACTTGAACTGGTCCTGCGAGGCACTGATTAATATCCTGAAGAACTGCATTGAGCATACACCGGAAAGAGGCCGGATTAATATTTCTTTTTCAGAGAACCCACTTTTTACCGAGATTACAATTACAGATAGCGGCGTTGGTATTGCTAAAGAAGATCTGCCGTATCTTTTTAATCGCTTTTATAAGGGAAAAAACGCCGGCGATGACAGCGTGGGCATCGGCCTGGCCATGGCTCACACCATAGTGAGCCGGCAGGGCGGAGATATTGCCGTGCAGAGTGAAGCGGGCAGCGGCGCCCAATTTACCATTAAGCTTTATAAAGATACGGCAACCCAGCGGGCAGATTTAGCTTAA
- a CDS encoding ABC transporter ATP-binding protein codes for MEILRVENLSKVYGKGATQVKALDDVSFQVNRGEFVAIIGASGSGKSTLLHILGGVDVPTSGKVFIEDTDIYKLNETNRAIFRRRQVGLIYQFYNLIPILNVEENITLPLSLDEQKLDKNYLAEIIETLGLQKRTGHLPNQLSGGQQQRVSIGRALINKPALVLADEPTGNLDSKNSREIIDLLKLSNKRYNQTMIMITHDNQIALQADRIITLEDGRILKDEVIRS; via the coding sequence ATGGAAATACTCAGAGTTGAAAACCTGTCCAAAGTTTACGGCAAGGGAGCAACACAGGTAAAAGCGCTTGATGATGTATCTTTTCAGGTTAACCGGGGAGAATTTGTGGCCATTATCGGAGCCTCCGGTTCGGGAAAATCCACCCTGCTGCACATTCTCGGCGGTGTGGATGTGCCCACCTCAGGCAAGGTTTTTATTGAGGATACGGATATTTATAAACTAAACGAGACCAACCGGGCCATTTTCAGGAGAAGACAGGTGGGGCTTATCTATCAGTTTTATAACCTGATTCCCATTTTAAACGTGGAGGAAAATATCACCCTGCCGCTTTCATTGGATGAGCAAAAGCTGGATAAAAACTATCTGGCGGAAATTATTGAAACATTGGGGCTTCAAAAGCGCACCGGGCATTTGCCCAATCAGCTCTCCGGGGGACAGCAGCAAAGAGTATCCATTGGCCGCGCCTTAATTAACAAGCCGGCACTGGTTTTGGCTGATGAACCCACCGGTAACCTGGACAGTAAAAATTCCAGAGAAATAATTGATTTACTGAAGCTGTCCAATAAACGCTACAACCAAACCATGATTATGATTACCCATGACAATCAAATCGCCCTGCAGGCCGACAGGATAATCACCTTAGAAGATGGCCGCATCCTCAAAGATGAGGTGATCCGGTCATGA
- a CDS encoding ABC transporter permease — protein MSILKHLTLRMLKLNKKRTLVTIVGIILSAAMITGVSSITASFQDYFMQRAIETDGNYHASFYDVETDNIRYIADNPFAKETMLSRNRGFAAFDEATNELKPYLFIKEYDAVAMEHMPIHLAEGRFPQSHGEMVITEDVQAIGGSRYDIGQSVTLEIGDRVDQGIVLTGEWFQETETLQTQATATYTITGIISRPDFESGSSPGYTVVTYLDAEKLQSSERINVSILGQNPRNIFEKVPEIADNAEVESYSYNNNLLREMGVSQNNNLDNFLYSITLIIILLISVGSITVIYNAFAISVSERKKQFGMLASVGATPGQIRRSVFFEGLILGGIGIPIGILSGLGGIGVTLGIVNRLLIEPMFMGNAVLRLVVSPAVILITIFFVATIIFLSAFIPAKLAARISPIDAIRLNTDINIKGKALKTSRLSRYLFGIEGELALKNLKRNRKRYRATVFSLVISIILFVTISSFMQYGFVSTNMYYGELPYNVTVRDHRNADVQQAFYNQVAAMEGVERYSVVRTIWAVADNLDRSQFSSYAQENLIEFLVNEGGNYYYDFNILALGEKEFAAYVAEIGVESAKLQDTENPRGILLNKGVANDGRVQEIELLSLRSGDKVSLADGYSFWDSNEAKMKIEIGAVTDIRPFGINNLGVSMVNLIVADEVFDKLLESVPEESPVSGQLFIQAEDSAGLVDGINELARQSGNNSLAVSDISAQQEELNNTRTVFAIFLYGFLTLITLIGVTNIFNTISTNVALRRREFAMLKSVGLTPKGFNRMINYESIFYGLKALMYGLPISIAISVLIYNSFSNMFGFAFVLPWREIAYCIIGVFIIVFLTMMHASLKLKSENIIDALKAE, from the coding sequence ATGAGCATTTTAAAGCATTTAACCTTGCGTATGTTGAAGCTGAACAAAAAACGTACCTTGGTGACCATTGTCGGTATTATCCTTTCCGCGGCCATGATTACCGGAGTCAGCTCCATTACCGCCAGTTTTCAGGACTATTTCATGCAAAGAGCCATTGAAACCGACGGGAATTACCATGCTTCCTTTTATGATGTGGAGACTGACAATATCAGATATATCGCAGACAACCCGTTTGCCAAGGAAACAATGCTTAGTCGGAACAGAGGGTTTGCGGCTTTTGATGAAGCAACAAATGAGTTAAAACCTTATCTGTTTATTAAAGAGTACGATGCGGTGGCCATGGAGCACATGCCCATTCACCTTGCGGAGGGCCGTTTCCCCCAAAGTCACGGAGAAATGGTTATTACAGAAGATGTGCAGGCCATTGGCGGCAGCAGGTATGATATCGGCCAGTCCGTAACCTTGGAGATAGGCGACAGAGTTGATCAGGGTATTGTTTTAACAGGCGAGTGGTTTCAGGAAACGGAAACACTGCAGACACAAGCAACCGCAACTTATACAATTACCGGAATTATCAGCAGGCCCGACTTCGAGAGCGGCAGCAGCCCCGGCTATACGGTGGTCACCTACTTAGATGCGGAGAAGCTGCAATCAAGCGAGAGGATAAACGTCTCCATTCTTGGTCAAAATCCAAGAAACATCTTTGAAAAGGTGCCTGAAATTGCGGACAATGCAGAAGTAGAATCGTATTCATATAATAATAATCTTTTAAGGGAGATGGGTGTCTCACAGAACAACAACCTGGATAATTTCCTGTATTCAATTACACTCATCATCATCCTTTTAATCTCCGTGGGATCCATCACTGTTATCTATAATGCCTTTGCCATCTCCGTTAGTGAACGCAAGAAGCAGTTTGGTATGCTGGCCAGTGTGGGGGCCACGCCTGGGCAGATAAGAAGAAGTGTCTTTTTCGAAGGGCTGATTCTGGGAGGTATTGGTATTCCCATTGGTATACTCTCAGGCCTGGGCGGAATCGGTGTCACTCTGGGTATAGTGAACCGGCTGTTAATTGAGCCCATGTTTATGGGTAATGCGGTGCTGCGGCTGGTGGTGTCCCCAGCAGTAATTTTAATCACCATCTTCTTTGTAGCCACCATTATTTTTCTGTCCGCTTTTATTCCTGCTAAATTAGCAGCGAGAATTTCTCCCATTGATGCAATTCGCTTGAACACAGATATCAATATTAAAGGAAAAGCGCTAAAGACCTCCAGGCTGTCACGCTATCTGTTTGGTATTGAGGGAGAGTTGGCGCTGAAGAACCTGAAACGAAACCGGAAAAGATACCGGGCCACAGTTTTTTCCCTGGTAATTAGCATTATCCTGTTTGTGACCATTTCATCTTTTATGCAGTACGGCTTTGTTAGCACCAATATGTATTACGGCGAGCTGCCTTATAATGTGACGGTAAGAGATCACAGAAATGCTGACGTACAGCAGGCCTTTTATAATCAGGTTGCGGCCATGGAGGGCGTGGAGCGGTACTCGGTTGTGAGAACAATATGGGCCGTTGCCGATAATCTTGACCGTTCCCAGTTTAGTTCCTATGCCCAGGAAAATCTGATTGAGTTCCTGGTTAATGAAGGAGGGAACTACTACTACGACTTTAACATTCTGGCGCTGGGGGAAAAAGAATTTGCGGCCTATGTGGCTGAAATAGGAGTTGAATCCGCAAAGTTACAGGATACAGAGAACCCCCGCGGGATTTTGCTTAATAAGGGAGTTGCCAATGACGGCAGAGTCCAGGAGATAGAGCTTTTAAGCCTGCGGTCAGGCGACAAAGTTTCATTGGCTGACGGATATTCGTTTTGGGACAGCAATGAAGCAAAGATGAAAATAGAGATTGGAGCAGTCACAGATATTCGGCCCTTTGGTATCAATAACCTGGGTGTCTCCATGGTCAATCTGATTGTTGCCGATGAAGTTTTTGATAAGCTGCTGGAATCAGTGCCGGAAGAAAGCCCTGTAAGCGGACAGTTGTTTATCCAGGCGGAAGACAGTGCCGGCCTTGTTGACGGTATAAACGAATTGGCCCGGCAAAGCGGCAATAATTCCCTGGCTGTCAGCGATATCTCCGCTCAGCAGGAAGAGTTAAACAACACCCGAACAGTCTTTGCCATCTTCCTATATGGCTTCCTTACCCTGATTACCTTAATCGGTGTAACCAACATCTTTAACACCATTAGCACCAATGTGGCGCTGCGCCGCCGGGAATTTGCCATGCTAAAGTCTGTAGGACTCACACCCAAAGGATTTAACCGCATGATAAACTACGAAAGCATTTTCTATGGTCTAAAAGCTTTAATGTATGGACTACCCATCAGCATCGCCATCAGCGTGCTGATATACAACTCCTTTAGTAACATGTTCGGTTTTGCCTTTGTCCTGCCCTGGCGTGAAATTGCCTACTGCATCATCGGCGTCTTCATCATCGTCTTCTTAACCATGATGCATGCCAGCCTCAAACTAAAATCCGAAAACATCATCGATGCCCTCAAAGCCGAGTAG